tttatttgaatttttcgagtcgaagaaaaattaaaattctcGATTTTTGACTAAGGAAAAGTATCGTAGTATGTCgtagaaatttaaataaacattttaagtaTGTCTCAAAGTAGATCAATttcaacaacttcaaattttatagaggtgtttccaatgtaaatgggtcacactgtatattattatttaagtattcaaatttttattccaTACAGCAATATTGAATATACAAAAGTGTTCCTGTTCTGTTACTTTGAAAGCGCCGTGCTGACAAGAAACTTTATCATTTTATTGAAAACGTTTCTCTCTTGTTTGATGAATTTTGTTTGGTATTTAAGTCCTCAAATATGTATAGTGTTCTACTGTACTTATTTGAGTTCGGTAGGTATATTTTGCTTCTTTTTAGAACTGTATACTTCGCGTTTTTAATGTATATTTAAGTCTAATTCTTACAGAAACTGTTTTTACAGTTCACCAATCTTTGAGagttcttctactgttcttgcaaggATGAGGAATCTTGATTATCACTTTGCCATTGATTATGATTACATCTCTTTGCGATTTCATGTCTTTTTCAAAAATTACCTCgctatatttgttaaaaaaaatgataaaatgctTCTCACCACTCGCGTAGAAGAACATATAAGAATATCACAGAAAACCATTGTGAGGAATATAAACTTCAGAAATAAACTTTTAGTTATGAAAttgaaatgtttatttattattcatagATAATGTGTCTtgctttttataataatttgtgtgcatcaTTGTTgcttatatattaattatattgtttGTCGTTTTAGGTTGGGACCTAGAGCTGGTGACCTTATTCATTTGGGGGCGAAGTTCGCGCCTTGTATGAGAAtcgacaataaaataaaaaaggaaatagatAAAATCCAGGCCAAAGAAAGAGAGACCGCATGCTGTATCAGAAATGATGACTCAGGATGTGTCCAATCATCGCAAGCTGATTGTTCAGtaagatatattttatgtttataaataaTTCTCTATAATCCAATATATCTACGTtgcattttataaattatttaattggAATAAACCATATCGCTACTTTGATTGAAATCTATTATATTTACAAAAAGTCAAAACTGAGAACGTTAGGAAACTGTGCGCTTGATCATAATTTTTTATAGGCCGACCTTTGtcaaatttacaaattttatccACAGATAAGAAGGATAATTGACCATTTTCGAGATAGTTTAAAACAATATGGTATGAAAACCATAAATGGTTATGCGGTAGTTATTTTGGAAATTCACTTTTTTGTTAGCTTTGTCTATTGCTTTCAAATTTGGAGCGAAATGTTTGGGTGAGTCAGGGATATTCAGATTTGAAAAATTTATCAGCTAGtatcaaaaaatatgaatattcGAAAGAACATTTAAACAATTGCTTAGGTTTAAAAAGGTTATAAAAAATAGGCAAACTATTGACTGTGCTTTAGCTGGACTACTACTTTATCCAATAAGTTATATAAAAGTTGCAGAAGAGCTTGCATTCGCGGTAGATATGACAGCCATAATTCTTCAAATATGggtaattgttaaaaaaatattaattttgtagtTAAACGCAATCAGGAAATCCAGGACCATTTTAAAAAATAGAAAGGGTGTCCACGGGTTTGTCAAAACAATACAAAAAGATTTAATAGATTGTGTTGCtgattacataaaaaaatttcaagagAAATTAATGAAACTCAATTTATTTCTATACTAGCACACGATACTATTGATATTACCGAAAAATCACACTGTATGTTAACAATCTGTAGTGGTAACAAAATTGGTCAGATAACAAAGATTTTTGGTGTTATTTTGATATTAGCGAGAATAGATCTACCGACGCTATATAgtttaattataaacattttgAGCCATGTGAttacaaaattaaattgattgcTCAATGTTATGATGGTGCAAGTGTAATGGCCGGCTTTTTAAATGAATTGCAATCAAAAATTAAAGTAGACGCTCCAAAAGCTTTTTTTGCACATTGTTGTGCTCGTAGATTAAATTTAGTTTTGCAACAAGCCTCAAAATGTTTTAGAAATTGTAGGATATTTTTTGCAACGGTTACATCAATTTCTGCTTTTTTAATCATTCGGCGAAACGAACATTTATTCTGAATTCATTTCTAAATCGAACTATCCCAACAAACTGTAAAACTAGATGGACTTCAAAGTCGAAAATTGTATACGTTGTTAATTCAAAATGGAATGAGTTAATTACAGTTTTCAATCAAATTATCGAAGACGAAAATTCGGGAGCTGAATCTATAAATAGTGCTTGAGGAAAtttacaaaatttgaaaaattttgagTTTGCTTTTATTCTTTGCTTTTATACTGACTCTTTCAACTCAGATGTTTCAGATATCATCGGCTTGACAACGCTACAGGAAAATCAATTAATAGATTGATTAAAACGTCATTTCTAATAATCTTTCTTATTAAGTTTCGGTGAATATAAAAACAGTTTACAAGGAAATATCAGAAGAATCACCAAAACATTTACTGCGTTTCTCATCCACATACGCTGTGAAAAGGTATTTTATACTCTTGTATTATCTTAAAAACAAATGCAGAAATAAACTACAAAAACTAAGTAAAAACATCGACccaaataattataacaaatttagtAGCCAAAAAGCACCACCAACCTTTAcattaatacaatatttttaatttgcataattttttttCGGTACTTAAATAAATTGTTCTAAATTTATTCCTGTGCTCTTTATTAAGGGGTCCTTAAAATTGTGCTTGATTTTCTAGGAGTCAGCTGACTGAAAAAGGctaagaaacgtttttttatatgatagtattatatatttattttttaagttcacTGTTTTATGGATGAacagggaataaaatggataacaactgtattcaacaacatatacgtaactggaaaaataccccaaagctggttaaagtcgaccttcgtgaccatagcaaaaaaagtaaatgccaagacatgcgaagactacagaacaattagcctaatgagccacttacttgaaacgttcttgaaagtgatacacggtgaatatataaaaaatgcgaagaacaagtataatggacgcagtttggattccgcgattccttGGGCACCCGAGAGGCTTtattcgctgtccaagtgcttatccaaagatgcagggatgttaactgtgatgtgtatacttgttttatcgactacaaaaaggcatttgatagagtcaagcatgataaacttataaacatcttgaaagaagtggggttagatgatagggacttaagaatcatctataatttatattacaaccaaacagccaatattaaagtggatgaccaattgacagaggcagtctccatagatagaggagtgaggcaaggatgcattctgtccccggtgttatttaatatatactctgaatatatcttcgagcaagcgctaggcgaattacaagaaggcgtattagtcaacggaatacgtctaaacaacattagatatgccgacgacgcagtagtttttgcagatagtctggacgatttgcaaagaataatgtctcgtatatcagatataagtagagaacacggacttgatcttaatacgaagaaaacaaagtacatggtagtcagtaagcgcgaaatattaaatacacagcttttggttaaccaacatccaattgacagagtggacagctacacataccttagtaccaacattaacagccaatgggattactccagtgaaataaaacaacgcataggaaaagcgagatcggcgttcataatgatgaagtctcttttcagaagtcacgatttaccacttgctaccaaaatctctctcattagatgctatgtattttctacgttattatacggagtagaggcctggacactttccgaagcttctttaagaaaactcgaggcattcgagatgtggtgttacagacgtattttaagaatttcatgggtggatcgtgtgactaatgttgaggtcctacgtagaataggcaaggaatgcgagattattaacaccatcaaagagcgcaaactggaatatcttggccatgttatgaggaatgaacagagatacagCTTGTTGCAACTcgttcttcagggcaaggtatttggaaagaaatgaccagggagaagaagaatatcttggcttcaaaacttGAAAAactggtttaatacatcgacaaccagacagaatagcagcaagcaaatgttgatcgccaacatccggaacggataggcatcgtaagaagaagaagaagttcactGTTTTAGTTACATTTAGTACCAAGCACTCTACTCCTTTATTAACTACTACTACGTAGTGGGGCATAATTTAGCATTTAATTTAATACTAGCATTGGCTTTACCCTATAGCTTTTTTCATGGCTTCAATGAGACTgtgattaatattaatattttttataaactttcaaAGAAAGCTCAAAAGAATACTGTTATAATCCATTTCTTTTCCTCAATAGATTTTTATGGGTAGTATTCTAATTTCTAATAGTTTGATATATTAAAATGTGATACCAAACATTTCTAAAATTAGGAAATACTATAAATTCTTGATTATAGCAAACGAAACACCAAAGACAATCTCAGGAACCtaaggatttttttaaaaatacatagcATGATACTTTAAGTGTTGCCTATTTCTATTGTTATTATTGACTGACACATATGCTTGAAAAATTTTAAACTACAACGTTTTTGTCTCAAGATTTTAACACACAATCTTTTAATTATAAAGTGAGAATCCGATACGATCGAATTTTTGAGTTTTATCTTACTTTTCTATAAAATATTTGCCTTTTCTGTAACGTTGATATTttggattttataaataaatttaaattggcagttaacttttttataacaatacttttcttttaattcttccaAAGTTGAGAGGATTACGGCCAACGGTAAGTCAAAAAGTAATACTCGTTTTTCTGCAAATAATTTTTGAACGTTCttattaacatttatttgttttaatccCATAAAGACAAACTTGAATGCAGCATTTTAATTTGCTTATGTTTGACGTGTCGATTTCCAAttcgaaaatcgttttcaaaatacaattttaattagCGTATTACAATTTTGTAATCATTGTTAATggttgtattatttttattttagaaaacaatttctacgtggaagAAATGGAAAATGGGTGACTCAGGTCCTGGGGGCAGGATATCTGGTTCAGTATGCGGTTTGGATCCTAAGTAAGCATTTTTATTACAAATGAGAATTATTTATAGTTCTCATATAATGGgtccaataataaaaaaaatttaagtagaattaaaaaaaaatttatgtgtACAGTGTAAATTTGTCTTTTCATAGATGCCTGATACTCGGAAGTAAAATATTTTTGcgttattattaatttttgtccACGCTTACATATGGTTTGTATAGACTCTAATCAACTTCTGTGCGACCTTTGATGGTTTTTCTTCAATTGATCCTTTTAGACGTGTTGTTTTAATGTTTGAACTACAGTTTTATTTTCATAAATGTTACTG
This genomic interval from Diabrotica undecimpunctata isolate CICGRU unplaced genomic scaffold, icDiaUnde3 ctg00001245.1, whole genome shotgun sequence contains the following:
- the LOC140431912 gene encoding inactive rhomboid protein 1-like, with protein sequence RSFRKSVTQDDKIREQLDDMEDHRPMFTYWVTTVQILVLFISIICYGVGPFGVDLQSRSGQVLVTSLSLQQVDYMEPANFWLGPRAGDLIHLGAKFAPCMRIDNKIKKEIDKIQAKERETACCIRNDDSGCVQSSQADCSLRGLRPTKTISTWKKWKMGDSGPGGRISGSVCGLDP